One Chthoniobacterales bacterium DNA segment encodes these proteins:
- a CDS encoding 5-formyltetrahydrofolate cyclo-ligase: MTKSLLRQTMRRTLGEFDSDHRIAASHALAARLSALAAWQKAEVIGLFAGRSDEMETTILWSDLHCGGKTFLYPKVAGDDLHFLVVESHSDLQPGAWNLHEPTGDEPRVPDLVLVPGMAFEPNGSRLGRGKGFYDRWLAAHPAVVTVGVCFDFQIVPQIPMELHDRRMDFVVTEARSFP, encoded by the coding sequence ATGACGAAATCGCTCCTGCGCCAGACGATGCGCCGCACGCTGGGCGAGTTTGATTCCGATCACCGGATCGCCGCCTCGCATGCCCTCGCCGCCCGGCTGAGCGCGCTCGCTGCGTGGCAAAAAGCGGAGGTCATCGGGCTTTTCGCGGGCCGCTCCGACGAGATGGAAACCACGATCCTGTGGTCCGATCTGCATTGCGGCGGGAAGACGTTTCTTTACCCGAAAGTGGCGGGCGATGATCTGCATTTCCTCGTGGTCGAGTCGCATTCGGATCTGCAACCCGGCGCCTGGAACCTGCACGAGCCGACCGGTGACGAACCGCGCGTGCCCGATCTGGTGCTGGTTCCGGGAATGGCCTTTGAACCCAATGGAAGTCGCCTCGGGCGCGGCAAAGGCTTCTACGACCGCTGGCTCGCGGCGCATCCGGCAGTGGTCACGGTGGGCGTCTGCTTCGACTTTCAAATCGTTCCGCAGATCCCGATGGAACTCCACGACCGGCGAATGGATTTCGTCGTCACGGAGGCGAGGAGTTTCCCATGA
- the thiD gene encoding bifunctional hydroxymethylpyrimidine kinase/phosphomethylpyrimidine kinase has protein sequence MTPVALTIAGSDNSAGAGIQADLKTFSHFGVYGLTAVTCVVAEVPGRVTAIQSIETRIVAEQIALSLEHFPVTALKTGMLFSTEIIEAVVAALQSSSIPLVVDPVMVATSGDTLLQASAVEAYRTKLLPRATLITPNLDEATVLWGQGKITSVNQMELAGKALSAEFGTAILMKGGHLPGGSAVDLLISGNEVWRYEAPFVEGVTTHGTGCTYSAAITAQLALGQELPQAVEVAKSYITSAIRQSFRWNSTLMALNHFPQRDES, from the coding sequence ATGACGCCGGTCGCGCTGACTATTGCCGGCTCGGATAATTCCGCCGGGGCGGGCATTCAGGCGGACTTGAAGACGTTTTCCCATTTCGGCGTTTACGGGCTCACCGCCGTGACCTGCGTGGTCGCCGAAGTGCCGGGTCGCGTGACGGCGATCCAATCGATTGAAACTCGGATCGTCGCCGAGCAAATCGCCCTCAGCTTGGAACATTTCCCGGTCACCGCGCTGAAAACCGGGATGCTCTTTTCGACGGAAATCATCGAGGCCGTCGTCGCCGCGTTGCAGTCGAGTTCCATTCCACTCGTGGTCGATCCGGTGATGGTCGCGACTTCGGGCGACACGTTGTTGCAGGCGTCGGCGGTCGAGGCGTATCGCACAAAACTGCTGCCGAGGGCGACGCTGATCACCCCGAATCTGGACGAAGCCACCGTTCTCTGGGGTCAGGGAAAAATCACCAGCGTGAATCAAATGGAACTCGCGGGAAAAGCGCTCAGCGCCGAGTTTGGCACCGCGATCCTGATGAAAGGCGGCCATCTGCCCGGCGGCTCAGCGGTCGATTTGCTGATCAGCGGAAACGAGGTCTGGCGCTACGAGGCGCCGTTTGTCGAGGGTGTGACGACCCACGGAACGGGCTGCACGTATTCGGCGGCCATTACCGCGCAACTCGCCTTGGGCCAAGAACTTCCGCAGGCGGTGGAAGTCGCCAAAAGCTACATCACCAGCGCGATCCGCCAGTCATTTCGCTGGAACTCGACTCTGATGGCGCTGAATCACTTTCCTCAGCGCGACGAATCCTGA
- a CDS encoding S41 family peptidase has product MKLLFSLLFLGLTGWLAAEDIRPVIDQLTPAEVKSTWEKLNSLISKSGGIDPAELERARLQGVLQKLGRNARLTAREGSGEIAIGVNFKEEILPRSILYARLGDLSEDNISQLADSLRKAPKTPATILDLRATRGSAGYEQAAQAIGLFTGGGKSLFSLVGSGSNTGKNFAGQGEALFNGILVVLVNEDTNGPAEVVAAALRQQAHALIVGKKTKGEALEFTSLLVNDRVNLEIAVGRIVLPGLPGDFLQNGVAPDLAVSADLNEEREILTRSEKEGIASFIFEIERPHMNEASLVAGRNPELDNYQARKAEKAGRQPSDPTPLLDRTLQRALDTATSLLILREPGRTDS; this is encoded by the coding sequence ATGAAACTCCTTTTTTCGCTCCTTTTTCTGGGTCTCACCGGCTGGCTGGCTGCGGAGGATATCCGGCCCGTGATCGACCAACTCACGCCAGCCGAGGTGAAATCCACTTGGGAAAAACTGAATTCCCTGATCTCCAAATCCGGCGGCATCGACCCTGCGGAACTCGAGCGCGCGCGACTGCAAGGCGTGCTGCAAAAGCTCGGCAGAAATGCCCGTCTCACCGCCCGCGAGGGGTCTGGTGAGATTGCCATCGGAGTCAACTTCAAGGAGGAAATCCTGCCGCGCTCGATCTTGTATGCGCGGCTCGGCGATTTGTCCGAAGACAACATCTCGCAACTGGCAGATTCGCTGCGAAAAGCGCCGAAGACACCGGCGACGATCCTCGATCTGCGGGCGACCCGCGGCAGCGCTGGCTATGAGCAGGCGGCCCAGGCGATTGGGCTGTTCACCGGCGGCGGGAAGAGTCTTTTCAGCCTCGTCGGCAGCGGATCGAACACCGGAAAAAACTTCGCTGGCCAAGGCGAGGCGCTCTTTAACGGCATCCTCGTCGTTCTCGTGAATGAGGATACCAACGGTCCTGCGGAGGTCGTGGCCGCGGCGTTGCGGCAGCAGGCGCACGCCTTGATCGTGGGGAAAAAAACGAAGGGTGAGGCGCTGGAGTTTACCTCCTTGCTCGTAAATGACCGGGTGAATCTGGAAATCGCCGTGGGCCGGATTGTGCTGCCGGGGCTGCCGGGGGATTTTTTGCAAAATGGCGTTGCGCCCGATCTTGCGGTTAGTGCTGATCTGAATGAGGAACGCGAGATTCTCACTCGGAGCGAAAAAGAGGGTATCGCGTCGTTCATTTTTGAGATCGAGCGCCCGCACATGAACGAGGCTTCGCTTGTCGCGGGGAGAAACCCGGAGTTGGATAACTATCAGGCTCGCAAGGCGGAGAAAGCGGGCCGGCAACCGTCCGATCCCACGCCTTTGCTCGACCGGACTTTGCAACGCGCCCTGGACACGGCGACGTCGCTCCTGATTCTGC
- a CDS encoding inner membrane CreD family protein, giving the protein MSIKQLLTIVIIFLCTCIAWVILGTSLSMRSEWSSSVLRGQVANQWGGALQQVHPEIFIEAPDATGGKRFFSPAESHVTVNLDNDPKRKGLLWNRTYNVDFKGEYRLENTSPIDQTMFVVFKFPASDAGYENFAFVIDGRPSTQNPKRGEPLTESVRVPAGKSAKLLIAYRTRGLDSWGYSFGDATRIRNFEMRMSTDFRDYNFPVGTSSPTARTDTAKGCDFTWSYPDVIGAQAIGVEVPVKLNPGPVAARITFFAPVSLLFFFAVVVLWSLVSRTAMHPMHFFFLAAGYFAFQLLFAYLVDLIPLLAAFIVAAAVSLGLVGGYLRLAFGWAFTKWVVVAQLAYMVLFSASFFFDGLTGLTVTLGSIATLAILMVTTAKIDWTTRFQKKTATPLTPVAAS; this is encoded by the coding sequence ATGAGCATCAAACAACTTCTCACCATCGTCATCATTTTCCTTTGCACCTGCATCGCTTGGGTGATCCTGGGCACCAGTCTTTCCATGCGATCCGAGTGGTCGTCCTCCGTTTTGCGCGGCCAGGTCGCGAACCAATGGGGCGGCGCGCTGCAGCAGGTGCATCCCGAGATTTTTATCGAGGCGCCGGACGCCACGGGCGGGAAACGTTTTTTCTCGCCAGCGGAGTCGCATGTGACTGTGAATCTCGACAACGATCCGAAGCGCAAGGGGTTGCTCTGGAATCGCACTTACAATGTCGATTTCAAAGGCGAGTATCGGCTGGAGAACACGAGCCCGATCGACCAGACGATGTTTGTCGTTTTCAAGTTTCCCGCGAGTGACGCGGGTTATGAAAACTTTGCCTTCGTGATCGATGGTCGGCCCAGCACGCAAAATCCTAAGCGCGGCGAACCGCTCACCGAATCGGTCCGTGTGCCTGCTGGAAAATCGGCGAAACTCCTCATCGCCTACCGCACGCGCGGGCTGGATTCGTGGGGTTACTCGTTTGGTGATGCGACGCGCATTCGGAATTTCGAGATGCGGATGAGCACGGATTTTCGCGACTATAATTTCCCCGTGGGTACGAGTTCGCCGACGGCGCGGACGGACACGGCGAAGGGCTGCGATTTCACCTGGAGCTACCCGGATGTGATCGGCGCGCAGGCCATCGGAGTGGAAGTCCCGGTGAAGTTGAACCCCGGCCCGGTGGCGGCGAGGATTACGTTTTTTGCGCCAGTGTCGCTGCTCTTTTTCTTCGCGGTCGTTGTGCTCTGGTCGCTGGTCTCGCGGACGGCGATGCACCCGATGCACTTCTTTTTTCTGGCGGCGGGTTACTTCGCTTTCCAGTTGCTCTTCGCCTATCTGGTGGACCTGATTCCACTTTTGGCCGCCTTCATCGTGGCGGCGGCGGTGTCGCTCGGGCTGGTCGGCGGCTACCTGCGGCTGGCCTTTGGCTGGGCGTTTACGAAATGGGTCGTGGTCGCGCAACTGGCTTACATGGTGCTCTTTAGCGCGAGCTTCTTCTTCGACGGACTCACGGGATTGACGGTCACTCTGGGCTCCATCGCGACGCTGGCCATTCTGATGGTGACCACGGCGAAGATCGACTGGACGACCCGGTTTCAGAAGAAAACTGCCACTCCCCTCACCCCGGTCGCTGCCTCATGA
- the purD gene encoding phosphoribosylamine--glycine ligase, translating to MPQIRFCRVKILIVGGGGREHALAWKIKQSPRVTEVICLPGNGGTANNSHISVSDLIKLRDYAVSEGVDLTVVGPDDALAGGIVDLFIEAGLRVFGPRQAAARLESSKIFAKEFMERHGIPTARSGQFTDPAAARSFASQLGLPVVIKADGLALGKGVIIAQTAAETEDAIHRMMELREFGESGASVVIEEFLTGEECSIHALVDGKSYLLFPGAQDHKRAFDGDAGPNTGGMGTCSPVPILDAAMQERVRREVMDRFIAGIQADGIEFKGMLFPGLMITADGPKVLEFNCRFGDPETQVLLPRLQSDLVDLLEATIDGRLNEMELDWDSRAAVCVVMASGGYPGNYPKGLPISGIADAEASGALVFHAGTQRAGETVVTSGGRVLGVTALAADVKSAREKAYQAVAKIHFDGQFYRQDIGLKSI from the coding sequence ATGCCGCAAATACGGTTTTGCCGAGTGAAAATACTAATCGTAGGAGGAGGCGGACGTGAGCACGCGCTCGCATGGAAAATAAAACAATCACCACGTGTAACTGAGGTGATTTGTCTGCCAGGAAATGGTGGGACGGCAAATAATTCGCATATAAGTGTATCAGATTTGATAAAGTTGCGGGATTACGCGGTTTCTGAGGGGGTGGATTTGACGGTAGTCGGACCAGATGATGCATTGGCTGGGGGCATCGTGGACCTTTTTATAGAGGCGGGGTTAAGAGTATTCGGGCCGCGGCAGGCCGCTGCGCGTCTGGAATCTTCGAAAATTTTTGCCAAAGAATTTATGGAGCGTCATGGCATCCCGACGGCGCGGTCCGGTCAATTCACCGATCCGGCGGCGGCGCGGTCATTTGCCTCGCAACTGGGCCTTCCAGTCGTGATCAAGGCCGACGGTCTGGCGCTCGGCAAGGGTGTCATTATTGCGCAGACAGCGGCGGAAACAGAGGACGCGATTCATCGAATGATGGAGCTGCGGGAGTTTGGCGAATCCGGCGCTTCGGTGGTGATCGAGGAATTTCTAACGGGCGAGGAATGCTCGATTCACGCGCTGGTGGATGGAAAATCGTATCTCTTGTTTCCGGGGGCGCAGGATCACAAGCGCGCCTTCGATGGCGACGCTGGCCCGAATACCGGCGGCATGGGAACGTGCAGTCCGGTGCCGATCCTGGACGCGGCGATGCAGGAACGCGTGCGGCGCGAGGTGATGGATCGCTTCATCGCGGGCATTCAGGCCGACGGAATCGAGTTTAAAGGAATGCTTTTTCCGGGGCTGATGATCACGGCAGACGGACCGAAAGTGCTGGAGTTTAACTGTCGTTTCGGCGACCCGGAGACGCAGGTCTTGCTGCCGCGCTTGCAGTCCGATCTCGTCGATCTGCTGGAAGCCACCATCGACGGTCGCCTGAATGAAATGGAACTCGACTGGGATTCCCGCGCCGCCGTTTGCGTGGTGATGGCCTCGGGCGGCTATCCGGGAAATTATCCAAAAGGATTGCCGATCAGTGGGATCGCCGATGCGGAGGCCAGTGGCGCGCTCGTTTTTCACGCGGGAACCCAGCGTGCGGGCGAGACGGTGGTCACCTCCGGCGGACGCGTTCTGGGAGTTACGGCGCTTGCGGCGGATGTAAAATCAGCCCGCGAAAAGGCGTATCAGGCGGTGGCGAAAATCCATTTCGACGGACAATTTTACCGTCAAGACATCGGGTTGAAGTCGATCTAA
- a CDS encoding LURP-one-related family protein, translated as MRYLMNQKLFCLGDDFTIRNEAGEDVYLVDGKAFSFGDKLSFLDMAGRELAFIRQKLFAWGPTYEIHRDGELVAVVKKEIFTLFRCRFTVDVEGPDDLEAQGDFMDHDYTFSCGSRPVAEVSKKWFALRDSYGVEIADDADAVLILASTVVIDMVCHGDQKRR; from the coding sequence ATGCGCTACTTGATGAACCAAAAACTCTTCTGCCTCGGCGACGACTTCACCATTCGCAACGAGGCGGGCGAGGACGTCTATCTCGTCGATGGCAAAGCCTTTAGCTTCGGCGACAAACTCTCTTTCCTCGATATGGCCGGTCGCGAACTCGCCTTCATCCGCCAAAAACTCTTCGCCTGGGGACCCACCTACGAGATCCACCGCGACGGCGAGTTAGTAGCCGTGGTGAAGAAAGAAATCTTCACCCTCTTCCGCTGCCGTTTCACCGTCGACGTGGAAGGCCCCGATGACTTGGAAGCACAAGGCGACTTCATGGATCACGACTACACCTTTAGCTGCGGATCGCGACCAGTCGCGGAAGTCTCCAAGAAATGGTTTGCCCTGCGCGACAGCTACGGCGTCGAGATCGCCGACGACGCAGACGCCGTCCTCATCCTAGCTAGCACCGTCGTCATCGACATGGTGTGCCACGGAGATCAGAAGAGGCGTTAG
- a CDS encoding MBL fold metallo-hydrolase, with translation MNEFPSPGSSDSTPKRKVGLRPGKGWNKRNFLTEVFLPTLLSKREGMPETVIFPALRENEIGITWIGHASFLIQTAGVNILIDPNWASWLKVVKRIKHPGVHLHDLPDIDLVLVTHAHFDHLDRKSLRAVAADQPIVVPFEVGNLVHDLGFNRVHELHYWETMTHGPLEISLTPCHHWGARMLHDSHRGFGGFHIKIGDRSIFHCGDTAYFDGFAEIGERCPIEIALLPIGAYDPPSGREVHMNPEEAVKAFQELGARTLIPMHYGSFRLSYEPVHEPPERLLQEASRMGIAEKICIMREGQPMVF, from the coding sequence ATGAACGAATTTCCGTCTCCTGGCTCCTCCGATTCCACCCCCAAACGCAAGGTGGGCCTGCGTCCCGGCAAAGGCTGGAACAAGCGCAATTTCCTCACGGAAGTCTTTCTGCCGACGCTCCTCTCGAAGCGCGAGGGAATGCCCGAAACGGTGATCTTTCCGGCGCTGCGGGAGAATGAAATCGGCATCACCTGGATCGGGCACGCGTCGTTTCTCATTCAGACCGCCGGGGTGAACATCCTGATCGATCCGAACTGGGCGAGCTGGCTGAAAGTCGTCAAGCGGATCAAGCATCCGGGCGTCCATTTGCACGATTTGCCGGACATCGATCTCGTCCTCGTCACGCACGCCCACTTCGATCATCTCGACCGGAAAAGTCTCCGCGCCGTGGCGGCGGATCAGCCCATCGTGGTGCCGTTTGAGGTGGGAAACCTGGTGCACGACCTGGGTTTCAACCGGGTGCACGAGCTGCATTATTGGGAAACGATGACCCACGGGCCGCTGGAAATTTCCCTGACGCCGTGCCATCACTGGGGCGCGCGAATGCTCCACGACTCGCATCGCGGCTTTGGCGGGTTTCACATCAAAATTGGCGACCGGAGCATCTTCCACTGCGGCGACACCGCGTATTTCGATGGGTTTGCGGAGATCGGCGAGCGGTGTCCCATCGAGATCGCGCTGCTGCCGATCGGGGCCTACGACCCGCCGAGCGGGCGCGAGGTCCACATGAATCCCGAGGAGGCCGTGAAGGCGTTTCAAGAACTCGGCGCGCGGACTTTGATCCCGATGCACTACGGGAGTTTTCGGCTGAGTTACGAGCCCGTGCACGAGCCACCGGAGCGCCTGCTGCAAGAGGCGAGTCGCATGGGGATCGCAGAGAAAATCTGCATCATGCGCGAAGGCCAGCCGATGGTGTTTTAG